In Nitrospira sp., one genomic interval encodes:
- a CDS encoding adenylosuccinate lyase, with product MIDRYTRPKMSAIWELKHKYEIWLEVELQACAAFERDGQVPRGTSARIRKKARIDVARIAEIEKVTKHDVIAFLESLMDSVGPEHRFLHMGLTSSDIVDTSLAVQMTEALDLILEDLDELIAVLKKRAYEHRRTVMVGRSHGIHGEPVSFGFKLAIWYEEACRHRTRLQAVRQDIAVGKLSGAMGTFAHQGPEIEEYVCAQMGLTSDPVSNQVVQRDRHAAYVAALALLAASIEKIATEIRHLQRTEVLEAEEYFAEGQKGSSAMPHKRNPIASENLCGLARLVRANSLTAMENVALWHERDISHSSVERVIMPDSTILIDYMLARVTDLVKHLIVYPDRMKRNLELTGGLVYSQRLLLALIEKGAQRKESYEAVQRNAMTAWKGGVGFQELVSRDPFIITHLTAKEIAACFDPTYYLRHLDQVFRRVFSSGAARSARKRRRRA from the coding sequence ATGATTGATCGGTATACCAGACCCAAGATGAGCGCCATTTGGGAGCTCAAACACAAGTATGAGATTTGGCTCGAGGTCGAACTGCAGGCCTGTGCCGCGTTCGAGCGCGACGGCCAGGTCCCGCGCGGCACGAGCGCCAGGATTCGGAAGAAGGCCAGGATCGACGTGGCGCGCATTGCCGAGATCGAGAAGGTCACCAAACACGACGTGATCGCCTTTCTGGAATCGCTCATGGATTCGGTGGGCCCGGAACATCGGTTCCTGCACATGGGGTTGACCTCGTCGGACATTGTCGACACCTCGCTCGCGGTGCAGATGACGGAAGCCCTCGATCTGATTCTCGAAGACCTCGACGAGTTGATCGCCGTGCTCAAGAAACGGGCCTACGAACATCGGCGGACCGTCATGGTCGGGCGGTCGCACGGCATTCACGGGGAGCCGGTGTCGTTCGGCTTCAAGTTGGCCATTTGGTACGAAGAAGCTTGTCGCCACCGGACCAGATTGCAGGCGGTACGGCAGGACATTGCCGTGGGCAAACTGTCGGGCGCGATGGGCACCTTTGCACACCAGGGGCCGGAAATCGAAGAGTACGTCTGTGCCCAGATGGGGCTCACGTCCGATCCGGTATCCAATCAAGTGGTGCAGCGCGACCGCCATGCCGCCTACGTGGCTGCCTTGGCCCTGTTGGCCGCCAGCATTGAAAAGATCGCGACGGAGATCCGACATCTCCAGCGGACGGAAGTGCTGGAGGCGGAAGAATACTTCGCCGAGGGACAAAAGGGATCGTCGGCGATGCCGCACAAGCGGAATCCCATCGCCTCCGAAAACCTCTGCGGGTTGGCCCGTCTGGTGCGCGCGAACAGCCTGACGGCGATGGAAAACGTGGCGCTCTGGCATGAACGAGACATCAGCCATTCGTCGGTGGAACGGGTCATCATGCCGGACAGCACGATCCTGATCGATTACATGTTGGCTCGGGTGACCGACCTGGTGAAACACCTCATCGTCTATCCCGACCGCATGAAGCGGAATTTGGAATTGACCGGCGGGTTGGTCTATTCGCAACGGCTGCTGTTGGCCTTGATCGAGAAAGGGGCTCAGCGGAAGGAATCGTACGAGGCGGTGCAGCGCAACGCCATGACGGCCTGGAAGGGCGGCGTCGGGTTTCAAGAACTGGTGAGTCGCGACCCCTTCATTATCACCCACCTGACCGCCAAGGAGATCGCCGCCTGCTTCGATCCCACCTACTATCTGCGACATCTCGACCAGGTATTTCGACGCGTGTTCAGTTCGGGTGCCGCTCGATCCGCTCGGAAGCGCAGGAGGCGGGCATGA
- a CDS encoding 6,7-dimethyl-8-ribityllumazine synthase, producing MKIRTGSHDATGLAFGIVASKFNTFVTGRLLTACVAVLKQAGVVEGAIEVVRVPGAFEIPLVARQLARSGRVDAVICLGAVIRGDTPHFEYISTEVSRGILQASLETDVPVVFGVLTTDTVAQATERADPGKLNRGADAARTAIEMANLMKLLRKPASSQRPSKNATRRAR from the coding sequence ATGAAAATCCGTACAGGATCCCATGACGCGACGGGGCTGGCCTTCGGCATCGTTGCGAGTAAATTCAATACGTTTGTGACGGGACGTCTGCTCACTGCCTGTGTGGCGGTGCTGAAGCAGGCAGGGGTGGTGGAGGGCGCCATCGAGGTGGTCCGGGTCCCAGGCGCCTTTGAAATTCCCTTGGTCGCCCGCCAACTGGCCCGGTCTGGTCGAGTGGATGCCGTGATCTGCTTGGGAGCGGTCATTCGCGGCGACACGCCCCATTTCGAGTACATCAGTACTGAAGTCAGCCGGGGCATCCTTCAAGCGTCGCTGGAGACGGACGTGCCGGTGGTGTTCGGCGTCCTGACCACGGATACGGTGGCGCAGGCAACCGAGCGGGCGGATCCCGGTAAGCTCAATCGAGGCGCCGATGCCGCTCGCACGGCGATCGAAATGGCGAATCTCATGAAACTTCTTCGAAAGCCTGCTTCTTCGCAGCGACCCTCGAAGAACGCGACGAGGCGCGCGCGCTGA
- the nusB gene encoding transcription antitermination factor NusB: MASRHQARERAVQVLFQYDIHGQAGAWLEDFWVQYPLSEELRAFADRLVAGVLTHRQDLDALIGRHATNWKVSRMPIIDRNILRLGCFELLYVPEVPAKVTLNEAIELAKSFGDEEASKFVNGILDKVLSSDNRLERKRAFPELPVVGADSNEVSQGA; the protein is encoded by the coding sequence ATGGCCTCTCGACACCAGGCCCGTGAACGGGCGGTACAGGTCCTCTTTCAGTACGACATCCACGGCCAGGCCGGGGCCTGGTTGGAAGACTTCTGGGTGCAGTATCCCTTGTCGGAGGAGCTGCGTGCCTTTGCGGATCGGTTGGTGGCCGGCGTGCTCACGCATAGGCAGGACCTGGATGCGTTGATCGGGCGGCATGCGACCAATTGGAAGGTCAGCCGGATGCCGATCATCGACCGCAATATCCTGCGGCTGGGCTGCTTCGAATTACTCTACGTGCCGGAAGTGCCGGCCAAAGTGACCCTGAACGAGGCCATCGAATTGGCCAAGAGTTTCGGCGACGAGGAAGCCTCCAAGTTTGTCAACGGCATCCTGGACAAAGTGCTGAGTTCGGACAACCGCTTGGAGCGGAAACGGGCTTTCCCCGAACTGCCGGTGGTGGGAGCCGACAGCAACGAGGTGTCGCAAGGGGCGTAA